From the genome of Bacteroidia bacterium, one region includes:
- a CDS encoding Fic family protein: protein MRIVEEKYFNQYNDLVGNQIDKFIVSFDYAEKGTDLGYKTQASAVYSSNIEGNSIDLNSFMNYKLSQEKFKPQKEIQEIENLISAYEFAQSNDLNEKNFLHCHKILSKTLVIKSKQGKYRNDKVGVFGQSGLVYLAIEPEYVKDAMTEFFNDLDILIKVDLSKTKVFYFASMIHLKFAHIHPFRDGNGRAARLLEKWFLAQRLGKDFWKLSSEKYYREHQMEYYNNINLGVNCYTLNYDKCIPFLLMLTKSIENK, encoded by the coding sequence ATGAGAATTGTTGAAGAGAAATATTTTAATCAGTACAATGATTTAGTTGGGAATCAAATCGACAAGTTTATAGTGTCTTTTGATTACGCCGAAAAGGGTACTGATTTAGGATACAAGACACAGGCTTCAGCGGTATACTCATCGAATATTGAAGGAAACAGCATTGACTTGAATTCTTTCATGAATTACAAACTCTCACAGGAGAAGTTTAAGCCTCAAAAAGAGATACAAGAAATTGAGAATTTAATTTCTGCTTACGAATTTGCACAATCAAATGATTTGAATGAAAAGAATTTCTTGCATTGTCACAAGATACTATCTAAAACATTGGTGATTAAAAGTAAGCAAGGGAAATATCGCAATGATAAGGTAGGTGTATTCGGGCAATCGGGATTGGTTTACCTAGCAATCGAACCTGAATACGTTAAAGATGCAATGACCGAATTCTTCAACGATTTAGACATCTTAATAAAAGTGGATTTATCAAAAACTAAGGTGTTTTACTTCGCTTCAATGATTCATCTTAAGTTTGCCCATATTCATCCATTTAGAGATGGTAATGGTCGTGCCGCTAGGTTGCTAGAAAAATGGTTTCTTGCACAGAGATTAGGGAAAGATTTTTGGAAATTATCTTCTGAAAAGTATTACAGGGAGCATCAAATGGAATATTATAACAATATCAATTTGGGTGTGAATTGTTATACATTGAATTATGATAAGTGTATTCCGTTCCTATTAATGCTTACTAAGTCAATAGAAAACAAGTAA